From a region of the Panicum virgatum strain AP13 chromosome 2K, P.virgatum_v5, whole genome shotgun sequence genome:
- the LOC120684764 gene encoding BAG family molecular chaperone regulator 2-like, translating to MMRARPRGTFADAMRESSPPAAAAPAAAAAAVKEDEWEVRPGGMLVQKRSPDADAPAGALVSTIRVKVKFNGVYHEIYINAQASFGELKKMLSAKTGLHPEDQKLVYKDKERDSKAFLDMAGVRDRSKMVLLEDPAAQAKRLLEQRRTDKAERAAKSISRISLDVDKLATKVSALETIVGKGGKVVDADVVTLTEALMNELVKLDSIAADGEVKVQRRMQEKRVQKYVETLDAIRAKNAAGTPRANGNGAANANGHAKARAPHLPPRPPPVSQRRNFQQQPAPAAAAAAAPPTQSWETFDLLSSVPSTSSAGVTTTMAAATTTSPAAATASPIPRFDWELF from the exons ATGATGCGCGCCAGGCCCCGAGGTACATTCGCGGACGCGATGAGGGAGAGCTCCcctcccgccgctgctgctccggcggcggcggcggcggcggtgaaggagGACGAGTGGGAGGTGCGGCCCGGCGGGatgctggtgcagaagcggagCCCCGACGCGGACGCCCCCGCGGGGGCGCTCGTGTCCACCATCCGCGTCAAGGTCAAGTTCAACGGCGTCTACCACGAGATCTACATCAACGCGCAGGCCTCCTTCG gtgagctgaagaagatgctgtcGGCCAAGACGGGGCTGCACCCGGAGGACCAGAAGCTGGTGTACAAGGACAAGGAGCGGGACTCCAAGGCCTTCCTCGACATGGCCGGCGTCAGGGACCGCTCCAAGATGGTGCTGCTCGAGGACCCCGCCGCACAGGCCAAGCGCCTCCTCGAGCAGCGCCGCACCGACAAGGCCGAGCGCGCCGCCAAGTCCATCTCCCGCATCAGCCTCGACGTCGACAAGCTCGCCACCAAG GTGTCGGCGCTGGAGACCATCGTGGGCAAGGGCGGCAAGGTGGTGGACGCCGACGTGGTGACCCTCACCGAGGCGCTCATGAACGAGCTGGTCAAGCTGGACTCcatcgccgccgacggcgaggtCAAGGTGCAGCGGCGAATGCAG GAGAAGCGGGTGCAGAAGTACGTGGAGACGCTGGACGCCATCCGCGCCAAGAACGCGGCGGGGACGCCCAGGGCCAACGGCAACGGCGCCGCGAACGCGAACGGGCACGCCAAGGCCCGCGCGCCGCAcctcccgccgcgcccgccgcccgtgTCGCAGCGGCGGAACTTCCAGCAgcagcccgcgccggcggccgccgccgccgcggcgccgcccacgcAGAGCTGGGAGACGTTCGACCTGCTGTCGTCGGTGCCGTCCACCTCCTCGGCCGGCGTGACCACCACCATGGCGGCCGCGACCAccacgtcgccggcggccgccacggcCTCCCCGATCCCGCGGTTCGACTGGGAGCTCTTCTGA